From Vitis vinifera cultivar Pinot Noir 40024 chromosome 3, ASM3070453v1, the proteins below share one genomic window:
- the LOC100246973 gene encoding uncharacterized protein LOC100246973: MASSNGGRFRELLKKYGKVALGVHFSVSAASITGLYIAIKNNVDVESLLHKVGMSGVSTKDEQQQQLHPPPTETLDEFVIEERPSSENQQPTLQKRNRTAELAATSGGALALAVLCNKALFPIRVPITIALTPPVARFLARRRIIKNNGRG, encoded by the exons ATGGCGTCATCCAACGGCGGGAGATTCCGGGAGCTCCTGAAGAAGTACGGAAAAGTCGCACTCGGCGTCCACTTCTCCGTGTCCGCCGCCTCAATCACTGGCCTCTACATCGCCATCAAGAACAACGTCGACGTCGAATCGCTCCTCCACAAGGTGGGGATGAGCGGCGTCTCCACCAAAGAcgagcagcagcagcagctcCACCCTCCACCGACGGAGACATTAGATGAGTTTGTTATAGAAGAAAGACCCAGCTCGGAAAATCAACAGCCCACGCTGCAGAAGAGGAACCGGACTGCGGAATTGGCCGCCACCAGCGGCGGAGCCCTAGCCTTGGCCGTTCTCTGCAATAAAGCTCTGTTTCCAATTAGGGTCCCGATCACAATTGCTCTAACGCCCCCGGTTGCAAGGTTCTTGGCGAGGCGTCGGATTATCAAGAACAAT GGGAGAGGATGA
- the LOC100246916 gene encoding transcription factor ABORTED MICROSPORES isoform X1, protein MMLIAGETINMVQSLMERLRPLVGLKSRDWDYCVLWKLSEDQRFLDWMDCCCAGGGENSTQNGGEEHLFPVSSVLPCRDAMSQHPRTKSCDLLAQLPSSISLDSGRIHGQTLISNQPRWLNFCNSSDSSILEETVGTGLLIPVLGGLIELFVAKQVAEDQHVINFVTTQCHMISMEQEAMMNSSNINSIFSVNVNGGNADENQKDPNNHFQAPISPVTAMEDLNDLPISVDQIRLCSSPMNFLQQFSYTSESSIKNDVFFEGSHDSFLSEKTMMNALDCGFQEMEAMQKSMHIEMMEPLANKEQLGDDHKDLSAKRTANQADSVSDCSDQIDDDDDLKFQRRTGKGAQSKNIDAERRRRKKLNDRLYALRSLVPKISKLDRASILGDAIEFVKELQKQAKDLQDELEENSEDEGGKMNAGINSNPNNLQSEILNDNGSGVNIGPKTENEETQNRFLMGAAGNGIAASACRPPSAKQNHETDQITDDKAQQMEPQVEVAQIEGNDFFVKVFCEHKAGGFVRLMEALSSLGLEVTNANVTSCKGLVSNLFKVEQKRDSEMVQADHVRDSLLELTKNPSEKWHGQMAYASENGGGLDFHNHHHHHHLHSHLLSSHHLHHLQN, encoded by the exons ATGATGTTAATTGCAGGAGAAACGATCAATATGGTGCAGAGCCTCATGGAGAGGCTAAGGCCTCTTGTGGGATTGAAAAGCAGGGACTGGGACTACTGTGTTCTTTGGAAACTAAGTGAAGATCAAAG GTTTCTGGACTGGATGGACTGTTGCTGCGCCGGAGGAGGTGAAAACAGTACTCAAAATGGTGGAGAAGAGCATCTTTTTCCTGTTTCCAGTGTCCTTCCTTGCAGGGATGCCATGTCGCAGCACCCAAGAACCAAATCTTGTGATCTTCTTGCCCAACTGCCTTCTTCCATCTCCCTAGATTCTGG CAGGATTCATGGACAGACCTTGATCTCAAACCAACCCAGATGGCTCAACTTCTGTAATAGCTCAGATTCAAGCATTCTTGAA GAAACAGTTGGGACTGGGCTCCTGATTCCAGTTCTGGGAGGACTAATTGAGCTGTTTGTTGCTAAACAA GTAGCTGAGGATCAACATGTAATCAACTTTGTTACAACACAGTGCCACATGATCTCAATGGAGCAGGAAGCCATGATGAATTCAAGCAATATCAATTCAATCTTCTCGGTTAATGTCAATGGAGGCAATGCAGATGAGAATCAAAAGGATCCCAACAATCATTTCCAGGCACCAATTTCCCCAGTAACAGCAATGGAGGACTTGAATGATCTGCCAATCTCAGTCGACCAAATCCGCCTATGCAGCTCTCCCATGAACTTCTTGCAGCAATTCAGTTACACCTCTGAGAGTAGTATCAAGAATGATGTCTTCTTTGAAGGATCCCATGACTCATTTCTTTCAGAGAAGACAATGATGAATGCTTTAGATTGTGGATTTCAGGAGATGGAGGCAATGCAGAAGTCCATGCATATAGAAATGATGGAGCCTCTAGCAAACAAGGAGCAGCTGGGTGATGATCATAAGGATTTGAGTGCTAAAAGAACAGCGAACCAAGCTGATTCAGTTTCAGACTGCAGTGATCagattgatgatgatgatgatttaaaGTTCCAAAGGAGGACAGGGAAAGGGGCTCAATCGAAAAACATCGATGCTGAGAGGAGGCGAAGGAAGAAGCTTAATGATAGGCTCTATGCGCTTCGTTCTTTGGTTCCCAAAATATCAAAG TTGGATAGAGCTTCAATTCTGGGTGATGCAATAGAATTTGTGAAGGAGTTGCAGAAGCAAGCGAAGGATCTGCAAGATGAGCTTGAAGAGAATTCAGAGGACGAAGGTGGGAAGATGAATGCAGGCATCAACAGCAACCCCAACAATCTCCAATCTGAAATTCTGAATGACAATGGATCAGGAGTAAACATCGGGCCTAAAACTGAAAATGAAGAAACTCAAAACCGGTTTCTTATGGGAGCAGCAGGCAATGGCATTGCCGCCAGTGCCTGCAGGCCGCCATCAGCAAAGCAGAACCATGAAACCGACCAAATCACTGATGACAAAGCACAGCAGATGGAG CCCCAAGTGGAGGTGGCTCAGATAGAAGGGAATGACTTCTTTGTCAAGGTGTTTTGCGAGCATAAGGCGGGCGGGTTTGTGAGGCTGATGGAGGCTCTGAGCTCTTTAGGCTTGGAAGTGACTAATGCAAATGTAACAAGCTGCAAAGGCCTGGTTTCCAATCTGTTCAAAGTAGAG CAGAAAAGGGACAGTGAGATGGTCCAAGCTGACCATGTTAGGGACTCCTTGCTCGAGTTAACGAAAAACCCATCTGAAAAATGGCATGGTCAGATGGCTTACGCTTcggaaaatggtggtggcttgGACTTCCAcaaccatcaccaccaccatcacctCCACAGCCATCTCCTCAGTTCCCATCACCTCCACCACCTTCAGAATTAG
- the LOC100246916 gene encoding transcription factor ABORTED MICROSPORES isoform X2 → MMLIAGETINMVQSLMERLRPLVGLKSRDWDYCVLWKLSEDQRFLDWMDCCCAGGGENSTQNGGEEHLFPVSSVLPCRDAMSQHPRTKSCDLLAQLPSSISLDSGIHGQTLISNQPRWLNFCNSSDSSILEETVGTGLLIPVLGGLIELFVAKQVAEDQHVINFVTTQCHMISMEQEAMMNSSNINSIFSVNVNGGNADENQKDPNNHFQAPISPVTAMEDLNDLPISVDQIRLCSSPMNFLQQFSYTSESSIKNDVFFEGSHDSFLSEKTMMNALDCGFQEMEAMQKSMHIEMMEPLANKEQLGDDHKDLSAKRTANQADSVSDCSDQIDDDDDLKFQRRTGKGAQSKNIDAERRRRKKLNDRLYALRSLVPKISKLDRASILGDAIEFVKELQKQAKDLQDELEENSEDEGGKMNAGINSNPNNLQSEILNDNGSGVNIGPKTENEETQNRFLMGAAGNGIAASACRPPSAKQNHETDQITDDKAQQMEPQVEVAQIEGNDFFVKVFCEHKAGGFVRLMEALSSLGLEVTNANVTSCKGLVSNLFKVEQKRDSEMVQADHVRDSLLELTKNPSEKWHGQMAYASENGGGLDFHNHHHHHHLHSHLLSSHHLHHLQN, encoded by the exons ATGATGTTAATTGCAGGAGAAACGATCAATATGGTGCAGAGCCTCATGGAGAGGCTAAGGCCTCTTGTGGGATTGAAAAGCAGGGACTGGGACTACTGTGTTCTTTGGAAACTAAGTGAAGATCAAAG GTTTCTGGACTGGATGGACTGTTGCTGCGCCGGAGGAGGTGAAAACAGTACTCAAAATGGTGGAGAAGAGCATCTTTTTCCTGTTTCCAGTGTCCTTCCTTGCAGGGATGCCATGTCGCAGCACCCAAGAACCAAATCTTGTGATCTTCTTGCCCAACTGCCTTCTTCCATCTCCCTAGATTCTGG GATTCATGGACAGACCTTGATCTCAAACCAACCCAGATGGCTCAACTTCTGTAATAGCTCAGATTCAAGCATTCTTGAA GAAACAGTTGGGACTGGGCTCCTGATTCCAGTTCTGGGAGGACTAATTGAGCTGTTTGTTGCTAAACAA GTAGCTGAGGATCAACATGTAATCAACTTTGTTACAACACAGTGCCACATGATCTCAATGGAGCAGGAAGCCATGATGAATTCAAGCAATATCAATTCAATCTTCTCGGTTAATGTCAATGGAGGCAATGCAGATGAGAATCAAAAGGATCCCAACAATCATTTCCAGGCACCAATTTCCCCAGTAACAGCAATGGAGGACTTGAATGATCTGCCAATCTCAGTCGACCAAATCCGCCTATGCAGCTCTCCCATGAACTTCTTGCAGCAATTCAGTTACACCTCTGAGAGTAGTATCAAGAATGATGTCTTCTTTGAAGGATCCCATGACTCATTTCTTTCAGAGAAGACAATGATGAATGCTTTAGATTGTGGATTTCAGGAGATGGAGGCAATGCAGAAGTCCATGCATATAGAAATGATGGAGCCTCTAGCAAACAAGGAGCAGCTGGGTGATGATCATAAGGATTTGAGTGCTAAAAGAACAGCGAACCAAGCTGATTCAGTTTCAGACTGCAGTGATCagattgatgatgatgatgatttaaaGTTCCAAAGGAGGACAGGGAAAGGGGCTCAATCGAAAAACATCGATGCTGAGAGGAGGCGAAGGAAGAAGCTTAATGATAGGCTCTATGCGCTTCGTTCTTTGGTTCCCAAAATATCAAAG TTGGATAGAGCTTCAATTCTGGGTGATGCAATAGAATTTGTGAAGGAGTTGCAGAAGCAAGCGAAGGATCTGCAAGATGAGCTTGAAGAGAATTCAGAGGACGAAGGTGGGAAGATGAATGCAGGCATCAACAGCAACCCCAACAATCTCCAATCTGAAATTCTGAATGACAATGGATCAGGAGTAAACATCGGGCCTAAAACTGAAAATGAAGAAACTCAAAACCGGTTTCTTATGGGAGCAGCAGGCAATGGCATTGCCGCCAGTGCCTGCAGGCCGCCATCAGCAAAGCAGAACCATGAAACCGACCAAATCACTGATGACAAAGCACAGCAGATGGAG CCCCAAGTGGAGGTGGCTCAGATAGAAGGGAATGACTTCTTTGTCAAGGTGTTTTGCGAGCATAAGGCGGGCGGGTTTGTGAGGCTGATGGAGGCTCTGAGCTCTTTAGGCTTGGAAGTGACTAATGCAAATGTAACAAGCTGCAAAGGCCTGGTTTCCAATCTGTTCAAAGTAGAG CAGAAAAGGGACAGTGAGATGGTCCAAGCTGACCATGTTAGGGACTCCTTGCTCGAGTTAACGAAAAACCCATCTGAAAAATGGCATGGTCAGATGGCTTACGCTTcggaaaatggtggtggcttgGACTTCCAcaaccatcaccaccaccatcacctCCACAGCCATCTCCTCAGTTCCCATCACCTCCACCACCTTCAGAATTAG
- the LOC100241785 gene encoding chemocyanin, giving the protein MEETQVLKCCSSFTIILIMISLGFFHGTNSETYTVGDEEEWDTGINYLTWSERYNFSMGDVLVFKYVAVQHNAYEVTEATYKSCDASTGVLAKYESGDDQVPLTEEKQYWFICTIAGHCLGGMRFTIDVKAASTNTTKGGSPPEMEPSPPPTNPDKDFASRPQGMGSYCLVAFGVVVILQIVS; this is encoded by the exons ATGGAAGAAACTCAGGTTCTCAAGTGTTGTTCTAGCTTCACAATCATCCTAATAATGATCAGTCTCGGGTTTTTTCACGGCACGAATTCAGAAACTTATACAGTAGGTGATGAAGAAGAATGGGACACAGGGATAAACTATCTAACATGGTCTGAGAGATACAATTTCAGCATGGGCGATGTTCTGG TTTTCAAGTATGTAGCTGTGCAGCATAACGCGTATGAAGTGACCGAGGCGACCTATAAATCGTGCGATGCAAGCACTGGGGTCTTGGCCAAGTATGAGAGTGGAGATGATCAGGTGCCACTCACAGAAGAGAAGCAGTACTGGTTCATCTGCACCATTGCTGGGCATTGCCTTGGGGGGATGAGGTTCACCATCGACGTCAAAGCAGCGAGTACTAATACCACAAAGGGTGGATCACCTCCAGAAATGGAGCCAAGTCCTCCACCAACCAACCCTGATAAAGATTTTGCGTCCAGACCACAAGGCATGGGAAGTTATTGCCTTGTTGCATTTGGGGTTGTTGTAATACTTCAAATTGTTAGTTAA
- the LOC100246916 gene encoding transcription factor ABORTED MICROSPORES isoform X3 codes for MMLIAGETINMVQSLMERLRPLVGLKSRDWDYCVLWKLSEDQRFLDWMDCCCAGGGENSTQNGGEEHLFPVSSVLPCRDAMSQHPRTKSCDLLAQLPSSISLDSGRIHGQTLISNQPRWLNFCNSSDSSILEETVGTGLLIPVLGGLIELFVAKQVAEDQHVINFVTTQCHMISMEQEAMMNSSNINSIFSVNVNGGNADENQKDPNNHFQAPISPVTAMEDLNDLPISVDQIRLCSSPMNFLQQFSYTSESSIKNDVFFEGSHDSFLSEKTMMNALDCGFQEMEAMQKSMHIEMMEPLANKEQLGDDHKDLSAKRTANQADSVSDCSDQIDDDDDLKFQRRTGKGAQSKNIDAERRRRKKLNDRLYALRSLVPKISKLDRASILGDAIEFVKELQKQAKDLQDELEENSEDEGGKMNAGINSNPNNLQSEILNDNGSGVNIGPKTENEETQNRFLMGAAGNGIAASACRPPSAKQNHETDQITDDKAQQMEPQVEVAQIEGNDFFVKVFCEHKAGGFVRLMEALSSLGLEVTNANVTSCKGLVSNLFKVEKRDSEMVQADHVRDSLLELTKNPSEKWHGQMAYASENGGGLDFHNHHHHHHLHSHLLSSHHLHHLQN; via the exons ATGATGTTAATTGCAGGAGAAACGATCAATATGGTGCAGAGCCTCATGGAGAGGCTAAGGCCTCTTGTGGGATTGAAAAGCAGGGACTGGGACTACTGTGTTCTTTGGAAACTAAGTGAAGATCAAAG GTTTCTGGACTGGATGGACTGTTGCTGCGCCGGAGGAGGTGAAAACAGTACTCAAAATGGTGGAGAAGAGCATCTTTTTCCTGTTTCCAGTGTCCTTCCTTGCAGGGATGCCATGTCGCAGCACCCAAGAACCAAATCTTGTGATCTTCTTGCCCAACTGCCTTCTTCCATCTCCCTAGATTCTGG CAGGATTCATGGACAGACCTTGATCTCAAACCAACCCAGATGGCTCAACTTCTGTAATAGCTCAGATTCAAGCATTCTTGAA GAAACAGTTGGGACTGGGCTCCTGATTCCAGTTCTGGGAGGACTAATTGAGCTGTTTGTTGCTAAACAA GTAGCTGAGGATCAACATGTAATCAACTTTGTTACAACACAGTGCCACATGATCTCAATGGAGCAGGAAGCCATGATGAATTCAAGCAATATCAATTCAATCTTCTCGGTTAATGTCAATGGAGGCAATGCAGATGAGAATCAAAAGGATCCCAACAATCATTTCCAGGCACCAATTTCCCCAGTAACAGCAATGGAGGACTTGAATGATCTGCCAATCTCAGTCGACCAAATCCGCCTATGCAGCTCTCCCATGAACTTCTTGCAGCAATTCAGTTACACCTCTGAGAGTAGTATCAAGAATGATGTCTTCTTTGAAGGATCCCATGACTCATTTCTTTCAGAGAAGACAATGATGAATGCTTTAGATTGTGGATTTCAGGAGATGGAGGCAATGCAGAAGTCCATGCATATAGAAATGATGGAGCCTCTAGCAAACAAGGAGCAGCTGGGTGATGATCATAAGGATTTGAGTGCTAAAAGAACAGCGAACCAAGCTGATTCAGTTTCAGACTGCAGTGATCagattgatgatgatgatgatttaaaGTTCCAAAGGAGGACAGGGAAAGGGGCTCAATCGAAAAACATCGATGCTGAGAGGAGGCGAAGGAAGAAGCTTAATGATAGGCTCTATGCGCTTCGTTCTTTGGTTCCCAAAATATCAAAG TTGGATAGAGCTTCAATTCTGGGTGATGCAATAGAATTTGTGAAGGAGTTGCAGAAGCAAGCGAAGGATCTGCAAGATGAGCTTGAAGAGAATTCAGAGGACGAAGGTGGGAAGATGAATGCAGGCATCAACAGCAACCCCAACAATCTCCAATCTGAAATTCTGAATGACAATGGATCAGGAGTAAACATCGGGCCTAAAACTGAAAATGAAGAAACTCAAAACCGGTTTCTTATGGGAGCAGCAGGCAATGGCATTGCCGCCAGTGCCTGCAGGCCGCCATCAGCAAAGCAGAACCATGAAACCGACCAAATCACTGATGACAAAGCACAGCAGATGGAG CCCCAAGTGGAGGTGGCTCAGATAGAAGGGAATGACTTCTTTGTCAAGGTGTTTTGCGAGCATAAGGCGGGCGGGTTTGTGAGGCTGATGGAGGCTCTGAGCTCTTTAGGCTTGGAAGTGACTAATGCAAATGTAACAAGCTGCAAAGGCCTGGTTTCCAATCTGTTCAAAGTAGAG AAAAGGGACAGTGAGATGGTCCAAGCTGACCATGTTAGGGACTCCTTGCTCGAGTTAACGAAAAACCCATCTGAAAAATGGCATGGTCAGATGGCTTACGCTTcggaaaatggtggtggcttgGACTTCCAcaaccatcaccaccaccatcacctCCACAGCCATCTCCTCAGTTCCCATCACCTCCACCACCTTCAGAATTAG
- the LOC100246916 gene encoding transcription factor ABORTED MICROSPORES isoform X5, translating into MVQSLMERLRPLVGLKSRDWDYCVLWKLSEDQRFLDWMDCCCAGGGENSTQNGGEEHLFPVSSVLPCRDAMSQHPRTKSCDLLAQLPSSISLDSGRIHGQTLISNQPRWLNFCNSSDSSILEETVGTGLLIPVLGGLIELFVAKQVAEDQHVINFVTTQCHMISMEQEAMMNSSNINSIFSVNVNGGNADENQKDPNNHFQAPISPVTAMEDLNDLPISVDQIRLCSSPMNFLQQFSYTSESSIKNDVFFEGSHDSFLSEKTMMNALDCGFQEMEAMQKSMHIEMMEPLANKEQLGDDHKDLSAKRTANQADSVSDCSDQIDDDDDLKFQRRTGKGAQSKNIDAERRRRKKLNDRLYALRSLVPKISKLDRASILGDAIEFVKELQKQAKDLQDELEENSEDEGGKMNAGINSNPNNLQSEILNDNGSGVNIGPKTENEETQNRFLMGAAGNGIAASACRPPSAKQNHETDQITDDKAQQMEPQVEVAQIEGNDFFVKVFCEHKAGGFVRLMEALSSLGLEVTNANVTSCKGLVSNLFKVEQKRDSEMVQADHVRDSLLELTKNPSEKWHGQMAYASENGGGLDFHNHHHHHHLHSHLLSSHHLHHLQN; encoded by the exons ATGGTGCAGAGCCTCATGGAGAGGCTAAGGCCTCTTGTGGGATTGAAAAGCAGGGACTGGGACTACTGTGTTCTTTGGAAACTAAGTGAAGATCAAAG GTTTCTGGACTGGATGGACTGTTGCTGCGCCGGAGGAGGTGAAAACAGTACTCAAAATGGTGGAGAAGAGCATCTTTTTCCTGTTTCCAGTGTCCTTCCTTGCAGGGATGCCATGTCGCAGCACCCAAGAACCAAATCTTGTGATCTTCTTGCCCAACTGCCTTCTTCCATCTCCCTAGATTCTGG CAGGATTCATGGACAGACCTTGATCTCAAACCAACCCAGATGGCTCAACTTCTGTAATAGCTCAGATTCAAGCATTCTTGAA GAAACAGTTGGGACTGGGCTCCTGATTCCAGTTCTGGGAGGACTAATTGAGCTGTTTGTTGCTAAACAA GTAGCTGAGGATCAACATGTAATCAACTTTGTTACAACACAGTGCCACATGATCTCAATGGAGCAGGAAGCCATGATGAATTCAAGCAATATCAATTCAATCTTCTCGGTTAATGTCAATGGAGGCAATGCAGATGAGAATCAAAAGGATCCCAACAATCATTTCCAGGCACCAATTTCCCCAGTAACAGCAATGGAGGACTTGAATGATCTGCCAATCTCAGTCGACCAAATCCGCCTATGCAGCTCTCCCATGAACTTCTTGCAGCAATTCAGTTACACCTCTGAGAGTAGTATCAAGAATGATGTCTTCTTTGAAGGATCCCATGACTCATTTCTTTCAGAGAAGACAATGATGAATGCTTTAGATTGTGGATTTCAGGAGATGGAGGCAATGCAGAAGTCCATGCATATAGAAATGATGGAGCCTCTAGCAAACAAGGAGCAGCTGGGTGATGATCATAAGGATTTGAGTGCTAAAAGAACAGCGAACCAAGCTGATTCAGTTTCAGACTGCAGTGATCagattgatgatgatgatgatttaaaGTTCCAAAGGAGGACAGGGAAAGGGGCTCAATCGAAAAACATCGATGCTGAGAGGAGGCGAAGGAAGAAGCTTAATGATAGGCTCTATGCGCTTCGTTCTTTGGTTCCCAAAATATCAAAG TTGGATAGAGCTTCAATTCTGGGTGATGCAATAGAATTTGTGAAGGAGTTGCAGAAGCAAGCGAAGGATCTGCAAGATGAGCTTGAAGAGAATTCAGAGGACGAAGGTGGGAAGATGAATGCAGGCATCAACAGCAACCCCAACAATCTCCAATCTGAAATTCTGAATGACAATGGATCAGGAGTAAACATCGGGCCTAAAACTGAAAATGAAGAAACTCAAAACCGGTTTCTTATGGGAGCAGCAGGCAATGGCATTGCCGCCAGTGCCTGCAGGCCGCCATCAGCAAAGCAGAACCATGAAACCGACCAAATCACTGATGACAAAGCACAGCAGATGGAG CCCCAAGTGGAGGTGGCTCAGATAGAAGGGAATGACTTCTTTGTCAAGGTGTTTTGCGAGCATAAGGCGGGCGGGTTTGTGAGGCTGATGGAGGCTCTGAGCTCTTTAGGCTTGGAAGTGACTAATGCAAATGTAACAAGCTGCAAAGGCCTGGTTTCCAATCTGTTCAAAGTAGAG CAGAAAAGGGACAGTGAGATGGTCCAAGCTGACCATGTTAGGGACTCCTTGCTCGAGTTAACGAAAAACCCATCTGAAAAATGGCATGGTCAGATGGCTTACGCTTcggaaaatggtggtggcttgGACTTCCAcaaccatcaccaccaccatcacctCCACAGCCATCTCCTCAGTTCCCATCACCTCCACCACCTTCAGAATTAG
- the LOC100246916 gene encoding transcription factor ABORTED MICROSPORES isoform X4: MMLIAGETINMVQSLMERLRPLVGLKSRDWDYCVLWKLSEDQRFLDWMDCCCAGGGENSTQNGGEEHLFPVSSVLPCRDAMSQHPRTKSCDLLAQLPSSISLDSGIHGQTLISNQPRWLNFCNSSDSSILEETVGTGLLIPVLGGLIELFVAKQVAEDQHVINFVTTQCHMISMEQEAMMNSSNINSIFSVNVNGGNADENQKDPNNHFQAPISPVTAMEDLNDLPISVDQIRLCSSPMNFLQQFSYTSESSIKNDVFFEGSHDSFLSEKTMMNALDCGFQEMEAMQKSMHIEMMEPLANKEQLGDDHKDLSAKRTANQADSVSDCSDQIDDDDDLKFQRRTGKGAQSKNIDAERRRRKKLNDRLYALRSLVPKISKLDRASILGDAIEFVKELQKQAKDLQDELEENSEDEGGKMNAGINSNPNNLQSEILNDNGSGVNIGPKTENEETQNRFLMGAAGNGIAASACRPPSAKQNHETDQITDDKAQQMEPQVEVAQIEGNDFFVKVFCEHKAGGFVRLMEALSSLGLEVTNANVTSCKGLVSNLFKVEKRDSEMVQADHVRDSLLELTKNPSEKWHGQMAYASENGGGLDFHNHHHHHHLHSHLLSSHHLHHLQN; the protein is encoded by the exons ATGATGTTAATTGCAGGAGAAACGATCAATATGGTGCAGAGCCTCATGGAGAGGCTAAGGCCTCTTGTGGGATTGAAAAGCAGGGACTGGGACTACTGTGTTCTTTGGAAACTAAGTGAAGATCAAAG GTTTCTGGACTGGATGGACTGTTGCTGCGCCGGAGGAGGTGAAAACAGTACTCAAAATGGTGGAGAAGAGCATCTTTTTCCTGTTTCCAGTGTCCTTCCTTGCAGGGATGCCATGTCGCAGCACCCAAGAACCAAATCTTGTGATCTTCTTGCCCAACTGCCTTCTTCCATCTCCCTAGATTCTGG GATTCATGGACAGACCTTGATCTCAAACCAACCCAGATGGCTCAACTTCTGTAATAGCTCAGATTCAAGCATTCTTGAA GAAACAGTTGGGACTGGGCTCCTGATTCCAGTTCTGGGAGGACTAATTGAGCTGTTTGTTGCTAAACAA GTAGCTGAGGATCAACATGTAATCAACTTTGTTACAACACAGTGCCACATGATCTCAATGGAGCAGGAAGCCATGATGAATTCAAGCAATATCAATTCAATCTTCTCGGTTAATGTCAATGGAGGCAATGCAGATGAGAATCAAAAGGATCCCAACAATCATTTCCAGGCACCAATTTCCCCAGTAACAGCAATGGAGGACTTGAATGATCTGCCAATCTCAGTCGACCAAATCCGCCTATGCAGCTCTCCCATGAACTTCTTGCAGCAATTCAGTTACACCTCTGAGAGTAGTATCAAGAATGATGTCTTCTTTGAAGGATCCCATGACTCATTTCTTTCAGAGAAGACAATGATGAATGCTTTAGATTGTGGATTTCAGGAGATGGAGGCAATGCAGAAGTCCATGCATATAGAAATGATGGAGCCTCTAGCAAACAAGGAGCAGCTGGGTGATGATCATAAGGATTTGAGTGCTAAAAGAACAGCGAACCAAGCTGATTCAGTTTCAGACTGCAGTGATCagattgatgatgatgatgatttaaaGTTCCAAAGGAGGACAGGGAAAGGGGCTCAATCGAAAAACATCGATGCTGAGAGGAGGCGAAGGAAGAAGCTTAATGATAGGCTCTATGCGCTTCGTTCTTTGGTTCCCAAAATATCAAAG TTGGATAGAGCTTCAATTCTGGGTGATGCAATAGAATTTGTGAAGGAGTTGCAGAAGCAAGCGAAGGATCTGCAAGATGAGCTTGAAGAGAATTCAGAGGACGAAGGTGGGAAGATGAATGCAGGCATCAACAGCAACCCCAACAATCTCCAATCTGAAATTCTGAATGACAATGGATCAGGAGTAAACATCGGGCCTAAAACTGAAAATGAAGAAACTCAAAACCGGTTTCTTATGGGAGCAGCAGGCAATGGCATTGCCGCCAGTGCCTGCAGGCCGCCATCAGCAAAGCAGAACCATGAAACCGACCAAATCACTGATGACAAAGCACAGCAGATGGAG CCCCAAGTGGAGGTGGCTCAGATAGAAGGGAATGACTTCTTTGTCAAGGTGTTTTGCGAGCATAAGGCGGGCGGGTTTGTGAGGCTGATGGAGGCTCTGAGCTCTTTAGGCTTGGAAGTGACTAATGCAAATGTAACAAGCTGCAAAGGCCTGGTTTCCAATCTGTTCAAAGTAGAG AAAAGGGACAGTGAGATGGTCCAAGCTGACCATGTTAGGGACTCCTTGCTCGAGTTAACGAAAAACCCATCTGAAAAATGGCATGGTCAGATGGCTTACGCTTcggaaaatggtggtggcttgGACTTCCAcaaccatcaccaccaccatcacctCCACAGCCATCTCCTCAGTTCCCATCACCTCCACCACCTTCAGAATTAG